From a single Natronorubrum tibetense GA33 genomic region:
- a CDS encoding glycosyltransferase family 2 protein — MTRVSVIIPTYNRATTLPRAIDSALAQTVDDLEVVVVDDGSTDDTDSVLAEYDDPRVRPVVHATNQGANVARNTGIDHARGEYVAFLDSDDEWRSEKLERQLETLEDRSDEWIGVYCDAVFELSGTDGWFRSTAATVLARGDDRPTMEGGEELIGEILADNVQPGAGSTLVVRTDVARDIGGWDEQLDRFQDPEFCLRVLEAGNLAYVDEELVVREETAIPPADVIKNADEQYLSMYDETVERFESEGYEIRSSHQLILAKCYFSEGRLLRGLWHLRKAAPSRRQYPGLCWAAGVGVRQRPVPIVATVAFVLVAIILTQTCVARRVFTD; from the coding sequence ATGACTCGCGTCAGCGTCATCATCCCGACGTACAACAGAGCGACGACGCTTCCACGGGCGATCGACAGCGCACTCGCACAGACGGTCGACGACCTCGAGGTCGTCGTCGTCGACGACGGCTCGACCGACGACACCGACTCGGTGCTCGCCGAGTACGACGACCCGCGAGTTCGGCCGGTCGTCCACGCGACCAACCAAGGGGCGAACGTCGCCCGGAACACGGGGATCGACCACGCCCGCGGCGAGTACGTCGCCTTCCTCGACTCCGACGACGAGTGGCGTTCCGAGAAGCTCGAGCGACAGCTCGAGACCCTCGAGGATCGCTCGGACGAGTGGATCGGCGTCTACTGCGACGCGGTGTTCGAGCTGTCGGGGACGGACGGCTGGTTCCGATCGACGGCCGCAACCGTCCTCGCTCGCGGGGACGACCGACCAACGATGGAGGGCGGCGAGGAACTGATCGGCGAGATCCTGGCGGACAACGTCCAGCCGGGTGCCGGCTCGACATTGGTCGTTCGAACCGATGTCGCCCGTGATATCGGTGGGTGGGACGAACAACTCGACCGGTTTCAGGACCCCGAGTTCTGCCTGCGGGTGCTCGAGGCGGGCAACCTCGCGTACGTCGACGAGGAACTCGTCGTCCGCGAAGAGACGGCCATCCCGCCAGCGGATGTCATCAAAAACGCGGACGAACAGTACCTGTCGATGTACGACGAGACGGTCGAGCGCTTCGAGAGCGAGGGCTACGAGATTCGCTCGAGCCACCAGCTCATCCTCGCGAAGTGTTACTTCTCGGAGGGGCGACTCCTCCGCGGCCTCTGGCACCTCCGGAAGGCTGCGCCGTCGCGGCGGCAGTATCCGGGACTCTGCTGGGCCGCCGGCGTCGGCGTTCGACAGCGACCGGTTCCGATCGTCGCGACGGTCGCATTCGTTCTTGTAGCGATCATCCTGACGCAGACGTGCGTCGCTCGTCGCGTGTTCACCGACTAG
- a CDS encoding sugar-transfer associated ATP-grasp domain-containing protein yields MNVRTLYHTARGLQDLAATERESAASPSLRRRLWLWRRGFLSRSDAVYDLDESTYRDYLNDYRRFVRTKQINGTWSIALSNKLLFHRVMQPFDDHRMGVYGMIRNGSFHSVDGGDSRREVTDGGAVVPTESESEGETDSREAAARRNANVAERRDSNHPDPRSSAETRNAAQRVVERLESDGRLVLKWVRGGGGNNVLLCERTDDGYRVNGDCYAEVEFRSLVSDLEEYLVCEYVEQGSFADGLYAETPNTIRIITMYDEERDEPFIAAAIQRIGTADSAPLDNFTQGGLSAEIDLETGELGPGVSPPGDGDLEWHAVHPETKTPVEGAHIPGWSEIRERVLEMADTCSFVPYVGWDIIVTGDDGEFSVIEANSYPGLKSIQVHGPLLTDDRVRRFYERHGVR; encoded by the coding sequence GTGAACGTCAGAACACTCTACCACACGGCCAGAGGGCTACAGGACCTCGCAGCGACCGAACGCGAGTCGGCCGCCTCGCCATCGCTTCGGCGTCGGCTCTGGCTCTGGCGGCGGGGCTTTCTGAGCCGCTCCGACGCCGTCTACGATCTCGACGAGTCGACGTATCGGGACTACCTGAACGACTATCGGCGATTCGTCCGAACCAAGCAGATCAACGGCACGTGGTCGATCGCGCTGTCGAACAAACTCCTCTTCCACCGCGTGATGCAGCCGTTCGACGACCACCGAATGGGCGTCTACGGCATGATCCGCAACGGTTCGTTCCACAGCGTCGACGGGGGCGATAGCCGACGCGAGGTGACCGACGGTGGCGCGGTCGTCCCGACCGAAAGCGAGAGTGAGGGCGAAACCGATTCGCGGGAAGCTGCCGCGCGTCGGAACGCGAACGTTGCCGAGCGACGGGACTCGAATCATCCTGATCCGCGCTCGTCCGCGGAAACCCGCAACGCCGCCCAGCGCGTCGTCGAACGACTCGAGAGCGACGGTCGGCTGGTCCTCAAATGGGTTCGCGGCGGTGGCGGGAACAACGTCCTCCTGTGTGAACGCACGGACGACGGCTACCGGGTGAACGGCGACTGCTACGCGGAGGTCGAGTTCAGATCGCTGGTCTCGGACCTCGAGGAGTACCTCGTCTGTGAGTACGTCGAACAGGGTTCGTTTGCGGACGGCCTCTACGCGGAGACGCCGAACACGATCCGAATCATCACGATGTACGACGAGGAGCGCGACGAGCCGTTCATCGCCGCGGCGATCCAGCGGATCGGGACGGCGGACTCCGCGCCGCTGGATAACTTCACGCAGGGCGGTCTCTCCGCGGAGATCGACCTCGAGACGGGCGAACTCGGTCCCGGCGTGAGCCCGCCCGGCGACGGCGACCTCGAGTGGCACGCGGTCCACCCCGAGACGAAGACGCCCGTCGAGGGCGCCCACATTCCCGGCTGGAGCGAGATCCGCGAGCGAGTTCTCGAGATGGCAGATACCTGTTCGTTCGTCCCCTACGTCGGTTGGGACATCATCGTCACGGGCGACGACGGCGAGTTCTCGGTGATCGAGGCGAACAGCTACCCCGGACTCAAGTCGATCCAGGTTCACGGGCCGTTGCTGACGGACGACCGAGTTAGGCGGTTTTACGAGCGCCACGGCGTCCGGTGA